The genomic segment CACCTTAGTTATAGCCGTGGTGGCGTCAATCTTGGGAGCTATTCCGAGGTTATGGCCGCTCCATGGGAACATATTGCGGGTTTCACAGGGTCGTCGAGAATAGGGTGAGGATTTAGGCGTTATAAAATGGGCTCTATTGATATTCATGTGGATAAATTCGCTCTTTCACAGGTTAACTTTAAGTTAATCGGTCCGCAAGCTAGCATCACCAGGGCTAAGGTATCTTTGGCGGAGTAAAACCCATACGAGCGGGCAATGATGGAGCGAACTCATGCGTTGAGTCGCTCCACCCCTCCATTAGATACCCCAAGTCTGATAGAGGTATGCATCCCGTCTCGAGGAGTTCGGATGTTCTTCGACTGCACATTCCGTTCATTTCGGACACCAAATCCGGAGTTTTCAGACAGTCTGAGACGAGGAGCACGCGGATGGCCATCAGGTGCCGCGCCTAACCCCTACCTCACCTCCTCTCTGGTGACTGTTCTTGGTCGATGACCCATCATATGTGCGTATTCTCGCTGAAACTTGCCACCCGTTCTCGCTGAAATGTGCCACCCCTTAGAGGGCGCGAGAAGGACTCAGGAACAATGGATGCAAAGAGGCTGTGGCATCCTTATGTGGTGACTGAAAACCAACCACCCAAAGGGTGCCACATGCCCAATAGGAGGATACCAATGAGAAAGATCGAAGAGGTACTGCGCCTCAGTGCGCAGGGCAAGAGTGTCAGGGTAATCAGCCGGGATACAGGGATGTCTAGGACAACCGTGACGAGATATCTTGAGAAGGCAGCAGAGCACGAGATTGGCTGGCCACTTCCAGCGGGCATGGACGTACAAGCCCTGGAGCAGTTGTTGTTCGCCGCGGTTGAGACACCAAAGAGTACGCCCGTGATTCCCAACTGGCAGGAGGTGGCCACCGAGATACAGGCTCATAATCACCTGACCCTTCAACTGCTCTGGCTTGAGTACAAGGAGCGCAATCCAAATGGACTCAGCTATTCACGGTTCTGTGCTCGCTACCGAGAATGGAAGAAGATCAATGAAGTGGTCATGCACTTTGAGCATCGCGGCGGAGAGAAGCTCTTCTGTGACTTCGCCGGTGATACCGTCCCGATCTGGGACCCAAAGACCGGTGAGGTCAACTTCGCAGCTCAGCTCTTTGTCGCGGTGATGGGAGCAAGCTCCTATATCTTTGCCAAGGCGTTTGCTAACCAGAAGGCTGAGTCATGGACGGCTGGGGGAACGGCAGCATTCGAGTACATGGGAGCGGTGCCCATGTGTGTCGTTCCAGACAACCCCAAAGCGGTGGTCATCAAGCCATCCAAGTACGACCCGGTATTCAACGAGAGCTACCTGGAGTGGGCCAGGCACTATGAGGTCACGATTCTGCCAGCTAGACCCCGAAAACCTCGAGATAAGGCAGCCGTTGAAGGAGGAGTCCTGATCGTCGAACGCCAGATTCTCGCCAGGCTTCGTCACGTCAAGTTCTTCTCCCTGTACGAGCTCAACCAGGCAATCTACGATCTCTTAGAGGATCTGAACGCTCAAGGGTTCCAAAGACGGGAGGGAACCAGAAAGAGCGTGTTTGAGGCTGTGGACAAGCCAGTGATGCGTCCTCTCCCTACAACTAGTTACGAATATGGGGAGTGCCAAGCGGTTCAAAGTCCAGATGAACTACCACGTACGGGTCCTAGACGGCTACTACTCGGTACCTTACGATCTGGTTGGCCAGACCCTTGATGTACGGGTTACCAGAACCACAGTGGAGATCTTCTCGGCTGGAGTGCGCATAGCGAGTCACCGACGATGTGAGAGGAAGGGTCAGTACCAGACTTCTTTTGCGCACATGCCATCGAGTCACCAGGCCCAGGCATCATGGACCCCGGCAAGGATACTCAAGTGGGCTCGGACAATAGGACCAAACACCCAGGTGGTTTGTGAGACGATCATGTCTGGGAGGCACTATCCAGAACAGGGCTTTAACCAGTGCAGAGGTATCTTCAACCTGGCATCGAAGGTCTATACCCCAGAGCGAGTCGAGGCGGCATGTGAGAGAGCAATCGCGATCCATAGCCCACTGTACAAGAGTGTGGTCTCTATTTTGGGGAACGGACTCGATGCTATCGCACTCACGCCACCGGCTGGACCACCACCTATTGAACATCAAAACATCAGGGGAACCGAGTACTACAAGGAGCTGCTTGCCGGCGGTCAGGAGAACGTGACATGTTGAACAACCAGACGATTACGACCCTGACAGACCTTGGTTTGAAGGGGATGGCAGACGCGTTTCGTGAGCAGCTA from the Ferrimicrobium acidiphilum DSM 19497 genome contains:
- the istA gene encoding IS21 family transposase, coding for MRKIEEVLRLSAQGKSVRVISRDTGMSRTTVTRYLEKAAEHEIGWPLPAGMDVQALEQLLFAAVETPKSTPVIPNWQEVATEIQAHNHLTLQLLWLEYKERNPNGLSYSRFCARYREWKKINEVVMHFEHRGGEKLFCDFAGDTVPIWDPKTGEVNFAAQLFVAVMGASSYIFAKAFANQKAESWTAGGTAAFEYMGAVPMCVVPDNPKAVVIKPSKYDPVFNESYLEWARHYEVTILPARPRKPRDKAAVEGGVLIVERQILARLRHVKFFSLYELNQAIYDLLEDLNAQGFQRREGTRKSVFEAVDKPVMRPLPTTSYEYGECQAVQSPDELPRTGPRRLLLGTLRSGWPDP
- a CDS encoding Mu transposase domain-containing protein; its protein translation is MNYHVRVLDGYYSVPYDLVGQTLDVRVTRTTVEIFSAGVRIASHRRCERKGQYQTSFAHMPSSHQAQASWTPARILKWARTIGPNTQVVCETIMSGRHYPEQGFNQCRGIFNLASKVYTPERVEAACERAIAIHSPLYKSVVSILGNGLDAIALTPPAGPPPIEHQNIRGTEYYKELLAGGQENVTC